GGAACGAGTGGAGAAAAAAGAATAAAGATCTCCGTATCGACTTGCGGGAAGCACAACTCAATCGGTTTAATCTTTCCAACGCAAACCTGAGTGGTGCACTCATGGCCCGCGCCCAATTGAAAGGGGCCAAATTACTGCGCACCAACCTGCGCGGCGCAAAACTAACAGCATGCAATCTGTCGGGTGCTGATCTGACAGGTGCTGACCTTTACCGCGCTACCCTGTTCAAATCAGACCTCGCGCGCGCCAGCCTGATGAAAGCCAACCTTACACGGGCCAACCTGGGCAAATCAGACCTTACCCAGGCGGTACTCAGCCGTTCTGATTTCCGCGGCGCAGACCTCAAAGGCGCGCAGATGATGGGTGCCGTGGTCTATGAAACTGTCTTTGGCGACACTGACCTTTCAGATACACAAGGACTTGAGAATTGCCAGCACCACGGGCCATCTACCGTTGATCACCGTACGATCAACAAATCCAACAACATCCCGCTCAGTTTCTTGCGGGGTTGTGGCCTGCCAGATGAAATCATCGGCCATTACCAGGCGCTGATGGCCAAAGGCCTGCGTACACACACATGCCTCATCAGCTATGCCAAGGAAGACAAAGCATTTGCCCTTCAACTGCACCATGACCTGCAAGACCAGGGCATCCGGTGCTGGCTTGTACCAGATGAACTGAAAGGCGGTCAGGATCTCCAATTACGCACCAACCAGGCGCTTGGCCAACACGGCAAGCTTGTGCTTATCCTGTCTGACAGCAGTATGGCCAGCGATTGGGTGGCAGCTGAATTGAAAGGGATGCGTGAACTGGAAAAACAGGAGCGCCGGCGCATGCTGTTCCCGGTAAGCCTCGCCAGTCCACCCATGCTGCAATCATGGACCCTGATGGAGCCGGGCTCATTCATAAACCTGGCCAAAGAACTGCGCCAGTATCCAATTCCAAATTTTAGCGATATGCACCACGAGCCTTCTTATGAATCGGCACTGGTACAGTTGCTGCGTGACCTCAAAAGTCCATTTCACCACCCGCGGTCGAATAACCTGGGACCAGACGTGACAGGTGAGCTCGAAAACAAGTTATATTAATCCTGCGCACCTAAGGGTTTTTTGTCCCTGAATTACCCTGTTGAAAAAAAATGGAATGCGAAGACCTGATGGTTCGTCATTAGGTCAGCGCCACCTTTTCTTTCAACCACCTGCCGGCTTGACCCCATAGAGCCCGGTGACAAACACAGTAATTCATGGACACCCCTGGCTTTTCCCAAAGCTGGTGCTGGCTCGCCAGTACCTGTAAGGTAGCGTTTCTGATAGCCTGTTTGGTCGCACCATTGTCGATTGTCCACGCACAGGACCTATCTATCTCAGGCTCGGTACGAGACGCAAACTCCAGAGAAACCCTCCCCTACGCAAGCGTAACCGTTCTCAATACCGACCGCGGCACAGCAACCAATAACGACGGTTTTTTTGTGTTGCTCGATGTGCCCAGAGATTCGATTACCCTCGCAATCTCGTATCTCGGCTACGTTACAGCTGAATTCAAACTCTTCGCACCCGATATCACAGGTGCACTCGATATTTTGCTCCTGCCCTACACGTCTGAGCTGGACGAGGTCATGGTGGTAAGTGACAAATACACCATCATGAAAACAGCGGAGAACATCAGTCAAATTACGGTCTCTCCAAAGGAACTGGCTACGCTGCCGAGCCTTGGCGAAGTTGATATCTTTAGATCTTTACAATTACTTCCCGGCGTTAGTGGCACCAATGAAGGTTCTTCTGGTCTCTATGTACGAGGAGGCACGCCAGACCAAAACCTTGTTTTGCTGGACGGCATGACCATCTACCACGTTGATCACTTCTTTGGCTTTTTCAGTGCATTCAACGCAGACGCCATTAAAGACGTACAGTTGTACAAAGGAGGCTACCCTGCAAAATTTGGTGGCAGGACCTCAAGTGTAGTTGAACTCACGGGCAAATCTGGCGACGTTTCGCAATTCAGAATGGGCGCCGGCCTCAATTTGCTTAGCGCCAGTTCCGTGATCGAGTTTCCGTTTCTTTCACGCGGATCCGTCCTGCTCTCTGCCAGGCGTTCCTATACAGATGTAGTAAGAAGTGGGGTCTACAACAACATTTTTGATCTGTTTGATGACGACAACGACGTTGTGCAAGGGCCGGGCGGCCTCGCCGGCGGTGGCGGAGGGCCTGGTGGTGGCAGATTTGGCAACGCTGCCACGCAAACGGCACAACCCGATTTCTTTTTCTACGACTTGAATGCAAAGATATCTTACCGGCCAACGAGCAAAGACGTTGTAGCAATCAGCCTGTATAATGGCAAAGACGACCTCGACAAATCGCGGGATCAATCCAGAACCATTGGCAACAACGCAAACCTGAATATCCTTGGCGGCACAACAGACCTTACAGATTGGGGCAATAGTGGCATCAGTGGAAAATGGGCACGACAGTGGTCTCCCCGTTTCTATTCCAATGCCCTCGTCGCTTATTCGGAGTATTTTAGCGATTACTACCGCTTCACGGACCAGGAAGTGCTCAATGGCGAAACCAGCGAAGTCATACGATCCATACGAAGAGGCTCTGCGGAAGACAACAACATTTCCGACTTAACCATCGGCCTTGACAATGAGTGGCAGGCCGGCAGAAATCACAAAGTGGGATTTGGGGCAAAAATTACGCGCTCAGATGCTTCGTATTTCTTCAGCCGGGATGATACAACAACCATTCTGAATCGGGCCCAGTCCGGCCAGCATTCAGCTGTCTATATACAAGATGCGTGGCAGTTGACGCCGGCGCTTGAGTTGTCGCTCGGTGGCCGTGCGTCGTACTACGACCAAAGTGAAGAGACTTTTCTGGAACCACGCCTCGCAGCAACTTACAACGTAACGGATCGCCTTACATTCAAAGCTGCATATGGTAAATTCCACCAGTTTGTAAACAGGGTTGTAAATGAAAATGTATCAGAAGGGTCGCGCGATTTCTGGTTGCTTGCTGATGGCGAAACCATCGAAGTCAGCCAATCTGAACACATTGTTGGCGGCTTGAGCTTCGACCAGGGCACGTACCTGTTTGACGTTGAAGCCTATCGAAAAAAACTGGATGGGCTTTCGGAATTCTCTCTCCGGTTCCAGCGCAGCAACTTCAGAAGCGAAACGGCTAACGAACTGTTCTTTTCAGGAAGCGGCATTGCAGAGGGCATAGAGTTTCTGGTGCAAAAGAAGCGGGGCACCTACAATGGCTGGCTGAGCTACACACTGGCCAACGTCGAACATACATTCCCTGAACTCAACGACGGCGTATCGTTCCCGGCACTGCACGACCAACGCCATGAATTCAAAATGGTCCACAACCTGGAATTGGGCCGCTGGAATCTATCCTCAACGTGGATGTTTGCCTCCGGAAAGCCCTATACGGCGCCGGAATCTGAATACACGGTAACCTTGCTCGATGGCACCGAACAATCGCAGATCCACATTGGCGAGAAAAACGGTCTCCTCTTGCCGGCATATCATCGGTTAGATGTTGCCGCCAATTACAACCTCGATTTTGGCCAGGCTAAAGGACGCATTGGGTTGTCCCTGTTCAATCTATACAACAGGCAAAATGTCTGGTACCGGGAATTTGATCTAACAGAGGGCGACCTGCTCGTCACAGATGTCAACTATCTCGGTATGACACCCAATCTGCAATTCCGCATCGACTTTTAGCCCCAACCCCAGTTTTTTTGGTTAAGATCATGAAGAACTTAAGCTACATCCTCTTTGCCGGCATTTTGTTTTTGATGCAGGCGTGTGACACAGCAACCGGCGACCTCGGTGACGACCTCGCCGTAATCGAAGCCTTCATTTTTGCCGGCGAACCTGTTGAAAATATCCGTGTAACCTCAACGGTTGCGTTCAATGGTACCGACACCACGGCGCAACCCATCAATGATGCTGAGCTCCGGCTCATCAAAAACGACGTCAGCTATCCGCTAACACCTAGTGGTACAACGGGCTTCTACCATTATGCCGGCGACGATTTAACCGTAGCGCCTGGCGATTTTTTCGAACTTGAAATGGATTACCTGGGCCAGCGTGCAACGGCAGAAACGGTTGTTCCTCCTCCTCCAGTAGCGGTTGTATTGGATTCAACCATAATGGAAGTACCTACTTTTGAGTTTGGTGGCGGCGGACCGCGTGGTGGAGGCGCCCCACCAGACCGGGGGAATCTGGATAATAGGCTTACGGTAACCTGGGACAACAGCCAGGATCTCCTGCATTACGTGGTCATCAATGGCCTGCAGGAAGAACATGAGTCTATTTTCCCAGAATTCCTCGGACAACGCATCGGACGCTTCCGGTTTATTTCAGAACCCAACCGAGACAACTTCTTCGAAATAAACCTGCTTATCCTGGAAGGTATAGGTGCCCATGAAGCCCGTGTATACCGGGTCAACCAGGAATATGCAGATCTTTACGAAAGCCGCGTGCAAGATTCGCGGGATCTGAATGAACCGCCAAACAATATTGATGGCGCCCTCGGGATATTTAGTGCCTTTAACAGCACAGCTATCCCATTTGAGGTGAAACGCGAAGAATAATCCGGCGTTGATGCAAAACCCAGCAACCAATCGGACACATTCGTGCAGCACCCCCCTATTCTTGTATGGCTTCGGCGCGATTTACGATTACACGATAATCCGGCGTTATTCCATGCGGCTGCAACAGGCCGACCCATTGTACCCGTTTTCATCTGGTCTC
The window above is part of the Bacteroidota bacterium genome. Proteins encoded here:
- a CDS encoding toll/interleukin-1 receptor domain-containing protein, whose amino-acid sequence is MANTAHLDILQQGVQIWNEWRKKNKDLRIDLREAQLNRFNLSNANLSGALMARAQLKGAKLLRTNLRGAKLTACNLSGADLTGADLYRATLFKSDLARASLMKANLTRANLGKSDLTQAVLSRSDFRGADLKGAQMMGAVVYETVFGDTDLSDTQGLENCQHHGPSTVDHRTINKSNNIPLSFLRGCGLPDEIIGHYQALMAKGLRTHTCLISYAKEDKAFALQLHHDLQDQGIRCWLVPDELKGGQDLQLRTNQALGQHGKLVLILSDSSMASDWVAAELKGMRELEKQERRRMLFPVSLASPPMLQSWTLMEPGSFINLAKELRQYPIPNFSDMHHEPSYESALVQLLRDLKSPFHHPRSNNLGPDVTGELENKLY
- a CDS encoding TonB-dependent receptor; amino-acid sequence: MDTPGFSQSWCWLASTCKVAFLIACLVAPLSIVHAQDLSISGSVRDANSRETLPYASVTVLNTDRGTATNNDGFFVLLDVPRDSITLAISYLGYVTAEFKLFAPDITGALDILLLPYTSELDEVMVVSDKYTIMKTAENISQITVSPKELATLPSLGEVDIFRSLQLLPGVSGTNEGSSGLYVRGGTPDQNLVLLDGMTIYHVDHFFGFFSAFNADAIKDVQLYKGGYPAKFGGRTSSVVELTGKSGDVSQFRMGAGLNLLSASSVIEFPFLSRGSVLLSARRSYTDVVRSGVYNNIFDLFDDDNDVVQGPGGLAGGGGGPGGGRFGNAATQTAQPDFFFYDLNAKISYRPTSKDVVAISLYNGKDDLDKSRDQSRTIGNNANLNILGGTTDLTDWGNSGISGKWARQWSPRFYSNALVAYSEYFSDYYRFTDQEVLNGETSEVIRSIRRGSAEDNNISDLTIGLDNEWQAGRNHKVGFGAKITRSDASYFFSRDDTTTILNRAQSGQHSAVYIQDAWQLTPALELSLGGRASYYDQSEETFLEPRLAATYNVTDRLTFKAAYGKFHQFVNRVVNENVSEGSRDFWLLADGETIEVSQSEHIVGGLSFDQGTYLFDVEAYRKKLDGLSEFSLRFQRSNFRSETANELFFSGSGIAEGIEFLVQKKRGTYNGWLSYTLANVEHTFPELNDGVSFPALHDQRHEFKMVHNLELGRWNLSSTWMFASGKPYTAPESEYTVTLLDGTEQSQIHIGEKNGLLLPAYHRLDVAANYNLDFGQAKGRIGLSLFNLYNRQNVWYREFDLTEGDLLVTDVNYLGMTPNLQFRIDF
- a CDS encoding DUF4249 family protein, whose amino-acid sequence is MKNLSYILFAGILFLMQACDTATGDLGDDLAVIEAFIFAGEPVENIRVTSTVAFNGTDTTAQPINDAELRLIKNDVSYPLTPSGTTGFYHYAGDDLTVAPGDFFELEMDYLGQRATAETVVPPPPVAVVLDSTIMEVPTFEFGGGGPRGGGAPPDRGNLDNRLTVTWDNSQDLLHYVVINGLQEEHESIFPEFLGQRIGRFRFISEPNRDNFFEINLLILEGIGAHEARVYRVNQEYADLYESRVQDSRDLNEPPNNIDGALGIFSAFNSTAIPFEVKREE